Sequence from the Nasonia vitripennis strain AsymCx chromosome 5, Nvit_psr_1.1, whole genome shotgun sequence genome:
CGAAGTCGCGGAGCCAGCTAACTCGCGCGCACAGTCAAATAACCCACTTATACCTTCGATCAgcttatttcaataaaataataatcaattacTTTCGATATAGCGCTACGAGGGAAATTGAATTAATCTAGATTTACAGAACATTTTTCTTGTCGTTCAATGCAACGTTATGATTCTTCAAGCGCAAAATTCTCGGCAATGCTTTGCGAAGGTAAACAGGAATAATGTATCGACAGCTCAAGTGGTGTTCTAGCTCGCTACGCTTGGTGGAAGAGAGCCGTAAAAAGTGGCTCTGCGAAAAGCTATTCTTCGCGATACTATCCTCGTCCTCTGCGCTATCCCAATGCTAATTCGATAGAGGGTGGAGGTGCCGAGCGGCCCTGGCGATGGAAGGGTGAGCTTCACTGTCCCAAGCTTTTCGCTTCGCAGGTTCAGCTGGTTCTACTTATATTCTCATGCCGAATCGAAGCTTTTCGAGCTATCGAGTGCACGCACAAACTAGCAACTGAATGTGCGAAGCGCAACTCGAGCGAAAGCTGGAGCCGGAACgaaggctctctctcttttggtTAAGCCGGTAGCACTGAATTTCAGGCCACCGGATGGAGTGGACGAGCTACCATCGTCTCGAGGACATCCACGGCTACCTCGACTACTTGGCCAACACCTACCCGCAGCTCTGCTCCGTGATGACGATCGGCCGATCCGTCGAGGGTCGCGAGCTTAAGGTACGTAGAGAAAAATACCACTGCGAAAAGCTTTGACGTAACCTTTGCGGTGAATCCTCAACAGGTGCTCCGCATCAGCAAGGGAACGGCGAACGCTCCGGCGCTTTGGATCGACGGCGGTATTCACGCCCGCGAGTGGATTTCACCGGCTTCGGTCACCTACATCATCGACTATCTGGTCGAGCACAGCGACCAGCTCGAGGCCGACTATTACATTCTGCCAGTGGTCAATCCCGACGGGTAATTTACCAGCAGCCTACTTTTTTCTCGATTGATACGAGCGAGCTGCTCCGGAACGTTCTGGTTTTGTTTTACATTTGATTGATTGATTCTTCCTCGCAGCTACGAGTATACCTTCCGAGGCGACAGGCTCTGGCGTAAGAACCGCGGCAACCCGCAGAAGGGAGGCAGCTGCATCGGTATCGACCTGAACCGTAACTTCGGATACAGGTGGGGCGGACAGGGTACCAGCAAGCAGCCCTGTCGCGAGACCTACGCCGGTACCGGAGCTTTCTCCGAGCCCGAGACCAGAGCCATCAAGAACTTCTTCGAAGCCAGCGCCGCCAACTTCAAGGTTCGTTACGTGGAAACTCCGATTGTATTATGTTCGATAAGTACAGCTGAAACGAGATCGAAATTGAAAGTTACCGATTATCTacgatcgcgcgcgcatttccTCGTTTATTAGTTATGCTTCCCGATCACGAATCTAATCGATCGAATCGCTCTCCCCACAGGCCTACCTGACGTTCCACAGCTACGGCCAATACATCCTCTACCCGTGGGGCTACGACCGTCGTGTACCACCAGACTACAAGGACCTGGACAACGTGGGCAAACAGATGGCCGCGGCTATGCGAGCAGCCGGTGGTGCTAACAGCGCCTACACCGTTGGCAACAGCGCGACGACGCTCTACGCCGCTTCCGGTGGCGCCGATGACTGGGCCAAGGCTCACCTCAAGATCAAGTACACCTACACCGTCGAGCTTCGCGACAAGGGCCAGAACGGCTTCGTACTGCCCGCCAGGTACATCAAGCCCACGGCTGAAGAGGCTCTCGCCGCTGTCAAGGTCGTCACTCAGGCCATCAAGACGGCGTGAGGGCGGGTGTTGTAATGGTTATCGATCTTTCGATCGACGTACTTATTTTGTAAGCTTGCGAGCGACGACCAAGTCGTGCGGATTATTGTGATGCATTATTTATACGTTTCTATAGTTAAgtgatatattatttaaataaagcgtGATTCGTGTATTGTTATTTAATTTACATTCTAGACTCTTTATTCGATCATCCAGATTTAACCACCCGATTATTGACACAGATATAGCGCGACTGTACGTTTCGAGCACGGTGACCTAGATAAATTTAGCGTTATACATACGCGTTCAGCAAAAAGTCTGCGGTTGGGCATAGTAAAACGCTTACATAACTGAATTTTTCTCTTACGCGAGCGCGATTTCAAAATGATTCTTCATTTTCTCCTCGGtcagttaaataaaaaaaaaatcgttatacCCTACTTCGAAAATTACAGCTCATCGCGAGACGAAAAACTTCCTCGTTCCTCGTTAGTCAAACGCAGCGCGATGTGGTAATTCCGTACAGTGAAcccgcgtgtgtatacacttACGTGGAGAACCAGTTTCACCGGATCCCGCTACTATCGTTCTCCGCCGATCGATTCTCCACGAGGAGCGAAGATGAGGATCGCGAACGAAAtccagggggggggggggacggTTTTCTCAGCGCCGGGGTCAACTACCCATCCGTTATAAACTCGGAGAGTGGACGCATTTACTTTCGCGTCTTACGGATTTACGTAGACTGCTGCAGGAGGCGTGTATACTTACGGCGATTTTACTGCGCCGCTGCTTTCAATTATGCCGTAGTATTTACTATGGGAGGCGTGATTGAGAAAGTGATTTGTCCGCGGGACAATTACTTCATTCCTGCGCTGCGCGCGGCATTACTCAATGGATATAATTCACTCGGCTGCGGTTAATGCGGCTTGCTCTGCTTGTATTTTTGTAACAAATAATAAGGTTTAATCTTTATTTCGTTATTTTAAGTATGCTATGTACACGGGCGCTTTCGCATTTTATCACAAAATCGCACAACACTTTTCCTatcgtaataataataagtatatCAGCCGATCACGGCATGGATCAGTGGTTCAGCATGATCATGTGGATCCACTCGACGAAGGCGGAGACCCTTGTGTAGACGGACGGAGCGTTTCTACCGCCACAGGGGAAGAGACCCCAGGACACGACACCGATCACCTCGACCATGTCGAAGGAATTCGTTATCACCAGAGGTCCTCCGGAGTCGCCCTGAGAGAGGTGCTTTCATTAGCttggaaatttttgaaatcgaAGAGTCAATTTTTTAAGATCCACTACGTACCTTGCACGCCGACTGCGAGCCATCGAGTGGCCCCGTGCAGATGTTGGTGGGGTGCAGTGGGTTTCGTCCCTCCTTCTTCAGACGGTTGTCCAGCGCTTCCTTGCACTCGTGGAAGTCGAGCAGAGGCAGAGTCGCCGCTTGCAGGACCTCCGGAGCCTCGGGTCTTCGCGTTCGACTGATGCTTCCCCAGCCTGTCAACATCGCGTTTCCGTGGTGGCTCTCCTCGGGATATGGCAGAGACGCGGTCGAGACGTACTCGTTGAGTTCGAAGGGCTCCTCCAGCTTCATGAGGGCTATGTCGTAGGGACCGACGGATCTGACCGAAAGAATTTCGTGATATTTTAGAATAAACGATTTTCCAAAAAGTATGACGAGTCGATTGAATTTCCGGCAACTCACCCCTTGTACTCCGGATAGACGAAGGTTTCCTCGACCAGCCTCTTCTGCTCGGTGTCCTCTTCGGTGCCCAGCTGATGTTTTCCCGCGTAAATGAGGTACTGGCCGCCTGGTCTCTTGGGCGACAGGGTCTTACAGTGTCCAGCGGTGAGAACCCAGCCGGCTGTCAGCAGGGTACCTCCGCACACGTGTCGCGGCTTTATGCCGCGTTTCTTGTTGAACCAGTGAAGCGAGACCTGCCAAGGGTGACGGCCCTTCTCCGCGTCCTCGCCGCCGACGATGCGAGTCGGTCGCTCGGCGAGCAAGGCCAGCTCCGCGACCGCACCTGCGATATATTGCGATTTATGTTTATTGCTCAGTCATATTTACCCATTTTATCAAGCGTGTTTATTCTAGCTTTCGAAATGTTGACGTTCGCAAAGCAGTgtattttgtttgatttt
This genomic interval carries:
- the LOC100118753 gene encoding carboxypeptidase A4 isoform X1, which codes for MFSWKIASEIEHLNLLTRTNQFCNAVPSALQNKLEFSPDSQNHAKRNRNHASACLPKFLGSGTRTFLRYEKKITHSDKTTTYATTSAPSISLSIALAHFLESLTTSHTLTPDRLVPLLLEYYKSRALNPTRGQSSHMDSSRGFDLLLLLLLVVGVVQASVLQRSRAGHDDDYVYPSFKDVEIPEARVTYEGAQVWRVQGADDYAEYLTYLQDRGDLSLWTGNDTTIDVLVLPDVIPRVSRFLHQRHVEYDVVIPDLQQAINHENPIKTPAEIEELEGRHARYAWWKRAVKSGSAKSYSSRYYPRPLRYPNANSIEGGGAERPWRWKGHRMEWTSYHRLEDIHGYLDYLANTYPQLCSVMTIGRSVEGRELKVLRISKGTANAPALWIDGGIHAREWISPASVTYIIDYLVEHSDQLEADYYILPVVNPDGYEYTFRGDRLWRKNRGNPQKGGSCIGIDLNRNFGYRWGGQGTSKQPCRETYAGTGAFSEPETRAIKNFFEASAANFKAYLTFHSYGQYILYPWGYDRRVPPDYKDLDNVGKQMAAAMRAAGGANSAYTVGNSATTLYAASGGADDWAKAHLKIKYTYTVELRDKGQNGFVLPARYIKPTAEEALAAVKVVTQAIKTA
- the LOC100118753 gene encoding carboxypeptidase B isoform X2, which produces MFSWKIASEIEHLNLLTRTNQFCNAVPSALQNKLEFSPDSQNHAKRNRNHASACLPKFLGSGTRTFLRYEKKITHSDKTTTYATTSAPSISLSIALAHFLESLTTSHTLTPDRLVPLLLEYYKSRALNPTRGQSSHMDSSRGFDLLLLLLLVVGVVQASVLQRSRAGHDDDYVYPSFKDVEIPEARVTYEGAQVWRVQGADDYAEYLTYLQDRGDLSLWTGNDTTIDVLVLPDVIPRVSRFLHQRHVEYDVVIPDLQQAINHENPIKTPAEIEELEGRHGHRMEWTSYHRLEDIHGYLDYLANTYPQLCSVMTIGRSVEGRELKVLRISKGTANAPALWIDGGIHAREWISPASVTYIIDYLVEHSDQLEADYYILPVVNPDGYEYTFRGDRLWRKNRGNPQKGGSCIGIDLNRNFGYRWGGQGTSKQPCRETYAGTGAFSEPETRAIKNFFEASAANFKAYLTFHSYGQYILYPWGYDRRVPPDYKDLDNVGKQMAAAMRAAGGANSAYTVGNSATTLYAASGGADDWAKAHLKIKYTYTVELRDKGQNGFVLPARYIKPTAEEALAAVKVVTQAIKTA
- the LOC100118753 gene encoding carboxypeptidase B isoform X3, giving the protein MEWTSYHRLEDIHGYLDYLANTYPQLCSVMTIGRSVEGRELKVLRISKGTANAPALWIDGGIHAREWISPASVTYIIDYLVEHSDQLEADYYILPVVNPDGYEYTFRGDRLWRKNRGNPQKGGSCIGIDLNRNFGYRWGGQGTSKQPCRETYAGTGAFSEPETRAIKNFFEASAANFKAYLTFHSYGQYILYPWGYDRRVPPDYKDLDNVGKQMAAAMRAAGGANSAYTVGNSATTLYAASGGADDWAKAHLKIKYTYTVELRDKGQNGFVLPARYIKPTAEEALAAVKVVTQAIKTA
- the LOC100679368 gene encoding venom peptide isomerase heavy chain-like, with product MLKILCLVLCALVIEFPRNDGAVAELALLAERPTRIVGGEDAEKGRHPWQVSLHWFNKKRGIKPRHVCGGTLLTAGWVLTAGHCKTLSPKRPGGQYLIYAGKHQLGTEEDTEQKRLVEETFVYPEYKGSVGPYDIALMKLEEPFELNEYVSTASLPYPEESHHGNAMLTGWGSISRTRRPEAPEVLQAATLPLLDFHECKEALDNRLKKEGRNPLHPTNICTGPLDGSQSACKGDSGGPLVITNSFDMVEVIGVVSWGLFPCGGRNAPSVYTRVSAFVEWIHMIMLNH